GCAGAACGCGTTGCTCACGCGCCCGCTCGGCGAGCTGCGCGGTCGACACCGGCGCGACGACGTCGGGGAGCCAGGCGCGGTGAGCCTGCTTGGCGGCCTCGCGCACGATGGTCGCCCAACGTTCGCGCCCCTTCACCGCCTTCGGTCCCTCCCAGCGCGACACGCTCCGGCTCGCCTGCCAGGGCACGATCTCGTCGACGCCGAGTTCGCACGCGGCCTGCACGGCGAGCTCGTCGCGATCGCCCTTCGCCAGCGCCTGGACCAGGACGATCCGGGGCGTGTGCGCAGGATGCTCGACGCGCTCCGCGATGCGCACATCGACGCGAGCGGGAGACACCTCCTCGGCGGTCCCGGCCAACCACACTCCGGCACCGTCGCCGACCGTGACCGCCTCGCCGACGCGAAGTCGTCTCACGACGGCTGCGTGCTTCGCCTCGGCCCCGGTCAACGACACGAGGTCGCCGACGGCGGCATCCGTCGACGACTCGACGAGGAAATGCAGTGCCATGATCAGTGGCTGCGGAAGCGGTCGCGGAGCTTGGAGAAGAGTCCCTGCTGGAACTGTGCCAACTGCGGCTCGGGCGACTTCGCCTTCTTCGCGAAATCCTCGATGAGCGCCCGCTGCGCGGAATCCAGCCGCGTGGGGGTGAGCACCTGCACGCCGACGCGCAGGTCGCCCCGCTGCGTGCCACGAAGCGGGGTGATGCCCCGGCCCTTGATCGTGAGCACGTCGCCGGACTGCACGCCGGGGCGGATCTCGAGGTCGACCTCGCCGTCGAGCCCCTGGATCTTGGTCTCGGTGCCGAGGATCGCATCCGTCATGGACACCTCCAAGGTCGCGAGCAGGTCGTCGCCGTCACGGCTAAAGGCCGCGTGCGGGTTGACCGTCACCTCCACATAGAGGTCTCCGTTCGGTCCGCCCGCCTTGCCGACCTCGCCGGAGCCGGGCAGCTGCAGACGGAGCCCGGTCTCGACGCCGGCCGGGATGTCGAGCGACACCGTACGGCGCGAACGCACACGGCCCTGGCCGCCGCAGGTGCCACAGGGGTACGGGATCGTCGTGCCGTAGCCCTCGCAGGTGCCGCAGGGCTGGGAGGTGACGACGTTGCCGAGCAGGCTGCGAACCT
The DNA window shown above is from Microbacterium maritypicum and carries:
- a CDS encoding 16S rRNA (uracil(1498)-N(3))-methyltransferase, whose amino-acid sequence is MALHFLVESSTDAAVGDLVSLTGAEAKHAAVVRRLRVGEAVTVGDGAGVWLAGTAEEVSPARVDVRIAERVEHPAHTPRIVLVQALAKGDRDELAVQAACELGVDEIVPWQASRSVSRWEGPKAVKGRERWATIVREAAKQAHRAWLPDVVAPVSTAQLAERAREQRVLLLDPTAPVRLSEIEPDDRDLVLVVGPEGGISEEELRRLTEAGAERVLLGDTVLRTSTAGPAAIAVLSVALGRW
- the dnaJ gene encoding molecular chaperone DnaJ, encoding MADHYEVLGVSRDASTDEIKKAYRRLARQLHPDVNPGEDAAEKFKLVTHAYDVLSDDDSRRRYDMGGGDGAAGNFGGFGGFGDIFETFFGASQGGGRGARPRSRRERGQDALVRVTLDLGDVVFGAHRDIDVDTAVLCETCQGSCCQEGTSPVTCDICGGSGHVQRQVRSLLGNVVTSQPCGTCEGYGTTIPYPCGTCGGQGRVRSRRTVSLDIPAGVETGLRLQLPGSGEVGKAGGPNGDLYVEVTVNPHAAFSRDGDDLLATLEVSMTDAILGTETKIQGLDGEVDLEIRPGVQSGDVLTIKGRGITPLRGTQRGDLRVGVQVLTPTRLDSAQRALIEDFAKKAKSPEPQLAQFQQGLFSKLRDRFRSH